The following is a genomic window from Prevotella nigrescens.
GCAATGGTGGAATTGGTAGACACGAGGGACTTAAAATCCCTTGGCCAGTAATGGCTGTGCGGGTTCAAGTCCCGCTCGCGGCACCTTTCGAGATACGTTTTCGTATTTTAAGAATGCAAAGTGTAAATGAGATCTTTCTCTGTTTAGCTTTTTACTTTTATAAAACCTATTAAACCATTGTCTCACATGAAGCGAATAGTTGGTTTTTTGTTACTGTCTTTGCTATTGGTTTCTTGTGGAAAGCACAGCGGATACTTTAAAATTGATGGTAGGTTGCTGCATGTTAATCAAGGACAGCTATTTGTTTATAGTCCAGACGGAGTGATGGACGGACTCGATACTATCCAGATAAAAGGCGGACGGTTTGCTTACGAAGTACCATGTCAGTTCAATGGGACACTTATTCTTGTATTTCCTAACTTTTCTACACATGCTATCTTTGCAGAACCAGGTGGCTCTGTTGAAATAAAAGCAGATGCTTCACACCTGAAAGAGATGGAGGTGAAGGGTACGGACGATAATGAACTGATGGGAAAGTTTCGAAAAGAAACTGCTGTAGCGTCGCCACCAGAGGTCGTAAAAGAGGCTAATAGGTTTGTTAAGGAACATCCTGAGTCTCTTGTTAGTATTTACCTGACAGAACGCTATCTTATTAATGATAGGAAGGCAAACTATAAGCAAATAGCCGAACTTATACGACTAATGGAAAAAGAACAGCCAAAGAATGGGGCTTTGGCGCGTTTGACACAATATCTGCGAAGTCTGCAGAATGGAAGCGTGGGACAACCATTGCCGAAATTCGTAACCAAAGACCTTGATGGGAACATTATTACCAGTTCGAAGCTAAATGGCAAGAACGTTATAATATGTACATGGGTCTCTTGGAGCGATGAAAGTAAAGACATTTTGCAAACGCTTAATAGTGCTGTGAAAAAGAAAGAAGCTGTGGTAATTGGCATTTGCTTAGACCCGTCTGCAAAGAGCGCACGACAATATATCAAGGAAAACGGCATAATTTTCCCCAATATCTGCGATGGAGAGATGTTGGAGAGTAAACTGATAAAGACGCTTGGGCTGACATACATACCCGACAACATTATCTTAAACAATGGAAAGATAACCGAACGTAGGGTAAATGCAAATACGCTCAGGAATAGAATGATTAAGTTTTAAACCTAAATGCTTGTAAAAACATATTGTGCTGCTGTAAACGGTATGGAAGTTACAATGGTTACAGTGGAAGTTTGCATAACAAGAGGGGTGATGTTTCATCTCACGGGATTGGCTGACGTGGCTGTAAAAGAAAGTCATGACCGTATTGCTGCGGCATTGCTGAACAACGGATATTCATTTCCTGTTGCCGACATAACCGCCAATCTTGCACCGGCAGACCTTCGAAAGGAAGGCTCCAGTTTCGATTTACCTCTCGCAATTGCTATTCTTGGTGCAACCGAAAAAATAAAATCAGAACATCTTGGCGAATACATGCTTGTGGGAGAATTAAGTCTTGACGGTACATTGCAATCCATTAAAGGAGCATTGCCAATAGCAATCAAGGCGCGGGCAGAAAAGTTTAAGGGATTAATTGTACCAAAAGTAAACGAACACGAAGCAGCTGTAGTTGACACGCTCGAAGTTTACGGTATGGAGAACATTGGTGAAGTCATCAGCTTTCTTAACGATGCTTGTACGAAAACACCTTGCGAAGTAGACACTCGTAAGGAATTTTATGAGAACCAGTACACGAGTGACCTGGATTTTGCCGACGTTCGTGGCCAGGAGAACGTAAAGCGAGCATTAGAGGTGGCTGCCGCAGGTTCGCACAACGTTATTATGATTGGACCGCCAGGTAGCGGAAAGAGTATGATGGCGAAGCGGCTTCCTTCTATACTGCCACCCTTGGCTCTTTCAGAAAGTCTGGAAACAACGCAAATCCACTCCATTGCTGGAAAATTAAGGAAGAATACGGGACTGATAACACAACGACCGTTTCGTAGTCCGCACCATACTATCTCTGAGATTGCTTTAGTTGGCGGTGGAACAAACCCAATGCCAGGCGAAATAACCTTAGCGCATAATGGTGTTTTATTCTGTGACGAGCTACCAGAATTCAGCAAACATACGCTTGAAGTATTGCGGCAACCGTTAGAAGACCGAGCTATCACCATTTCAAGAGCTAAATACACGGTTACATATCCTTGCAGTTTTATGTTTGTAGCAAGTATGAATCCTTGCCCTTGTGGCTATTATGGTGATATTACACACCATTGTGTGTGCACGCCAGGGCAGATACAACGTTACCTTTCTAAAATATCTGGTCCGTTACTCGACCGTATTGATATACAATGCGAAATATCTCCGCTCCCATTCAAAGACTTATCAAAAGCAGAACAAGGCGAGTCGAGTGCCAATATACGCGAACGTGTGTTGCGAGCACGCCATATTCAGACAGAAAGATTTAAGAATTATCCAAACATTCATTGCAATGCGCAAATGTCGGAACGTATGATTCATGAGTTTGTTGAGCCCGATGAGCAATCGCTCGAAATACTTAGGAAAGCTATGGAAAACCTTAAGCTCTCGGCACGTGCCTATAACCGTATCCTGAAAGTAGCACGAACAATAGCCGACCTCGAAGCTTTGCCCAAGGTACAAGTACACCATATTGCAGAGGCTATTGGCTACAGAAGTCTTGATCGAGGGGACTGGGGAGAAAGATAATATAGTTTTATTTTGCTATTTTCTTAGTTTACAGTACCTTTGCACTTGAAATATCAATAGAATGCGTAAGAAACAAATCACATTAAACTACTAAGAATAGCTTAAGAAGATAGTAAGATGGATTGGATAAACGGACTTTTCAACATTCACTCTGCACTCCAAGGTGTAATTATAGTTTCGCTTGTGTGTGCTGCTGGACTTGCTTTAGGCAAAATAAAGTTTGGTGGAGTATCTTTAGGAGTGGCATTTGTATTTTTCATAGGCATTGCCGTGGGTAACTTTGGTTTTAATATGGACGCTCAGATGCTAAACTATTGCGAAACATTTGGGCTGGTATTGTTCGTATATACGTTAGGATTGCACGTTGGTCCTAACTTTTTTAGTTCTCTGTTACATGAAGGAAAAGCATTAAACATGTGGTCTTTGGCCGTTATTCTGTTAGGAACAGTTATGGCTGTCGCACTAACATACGCACTTAACGTGCCTATGAGCGACATGGTTGGTATTCTTAGCGGTGCAACAACGAACACGCCAGCTCTCGGTGCAGCACAACAAGCCTTAGAGCACATGGGGGTGAACAGTAGTCGTGCAGCTCTTGCAACGGCTGTAACCTATCCGCTTGGTGTGGTTGGCGTTATTTTCGCTATGATTTTATTGCGGAAGTTCTTTGTAAAGCCCGACGATTTAGAATTAAAAGGTACTGATGAAGAAAATCATACATACGTTGGGCAATACGTTGTGGTTAATCCTGCCATCATCGGCAAGACTATTGCAGAGATTTCTCAGGATACTCACACCAAATTTATTATCTCTCGTATCTGGCGCGACGAAGAAGTCATACTTCCACAAGGTTCTACTGTGTTAGAAAATCACGATAATCTGCTTGTTATAGCCAACAAGGACGATGTTGCAAGTATGGAGATTTTGTTTGGTCAGACCGTCCGTCGTGATTGGAACAAAGAACAAATAGATTGGAATAAGATAGATTCGAATGTTGAAAGTCGCATTATTGTGCTTACAAAGAGCGAACTCAATGGCAAACTGCTCGGTCAACTACGTTTGCGCGATATGTATAATGTAAATGTTAGCCGTGTGGTGCGTGGAGATATCAAGCTGCTTGCCACTGAAGATTTGCGCCTG
Proteins encoded in this region:
- a CDS encoding DUF4369 domain-containing protein produces the protein MKRIVGFLLLSLLLVSCGKHSGYFKIDGRLLHVNQGQLFVYSPDGVMDGLDTIQIKGGRFAYEVPCQFNGTLILVFPNFSTHAIFAEPGGSVEIKADASHLKEMEVKGTDDNELMGKFRKETAVASPPEVVKEANRFVKEHPESLVSIYLTERYLINDRKANYKQIAELIRLMEKEQPKNGALARLTQYLRSLQNGSVGQPLPKFVTKDLDGNIITSSKLNGKNVIICTWVSWSDESKDILQTLNSAVKKKEAVVIGICLDPSAKSARQYIKENGIIFPNICDGEMLESKLIKTLGLTYIPDNIILNNGKITERRVNANTLRNRMIKF
- a CDS encoding YifB family Mg chelatase-like AAA ATPase gives rise to the protein MLVKTYCAAVNGMEVTMVTVEVCITRGVMFHLTGLADVAVKESHDRIAAALLNNGYSFPVADITANLAPADLRKEGSSFDLPLAIAILGATEKIKSEHLGEYMLVGELSLDGTLQSIKGALPIAIKARAEKFKGLIVPKVNEHEAAVVDTLEVYGMENIGEVISFLNDACTKTPCEVDTRKEFYENQYTSDLDFADVRGQENVKRALEVAAAGSHNVIMIGPPGSGKSMMAKRLPSILPPLALSESLETTQIHSIAGKLRKNTGLITQRPFRSPHHTISEIALVGGGTNPMPGEITLAHNGVLFCDELPEFSKHTLEVLRQPLEDRAITISRAKYTVTYPCSFMFVASMNPCPCGYYGDITHHCVCTPGQIQRYLSKISGPLLDRIDIQCEISPLPFKDLSKAEQGESSANIRERVLRARHIQTERFKNYPNIHCNAQMSERMIHEFVEPDEQSLEILRKAMENLKLSARAYNRILKVARTIADLEALPKVQVHHIAEAIGYRSLDRGDWGER
- a CDS encoding putative transporter → MDWINGLFNIHSALQGVIIVSLVCAAGLALGKIKFGGVSLGVAFVFFIGIAVGNFGFNMDAQMLNYCETFGLVLFVYTLGLHVGPNFFSSLLHEGKALNMWSLAVILLGTVMAVALTYALNVPMSDMVGILSGATTNTPALGAAQQALEHMGVNSSRAALATAVTYPLGVVGVIFAMILLRKFFVKPDDLELKGTDEENHTYVGQYVVVNPAIIGKTIAEISQDTHTKFIISRIWRDEEVILPQGSTVLENHDNLLVIANKDDVASMEILFGQTVRRDWNKEQIDWNKIDSNVESRIIVLTKSELNGKLLGQLRLRDMYNVNVSRVVRGDIKLLATEDLRLRYGDHLTIVGTPRDIDHAEHFLGNSVKTLNEPNLGNIFLGMILGLAIGTIPINLPGMESPIRLGIAGGPIIMGILVGTFAPRFHMVSYTTRSASLMLRKLGLSLYLACIGLDAGRGFLDTVFRPEGLMWVGLGFLLTVLPIFIIALIALRTKKYDFGSICGILCGAMANPMALVYANDTTKGETSNISYATVYPLGMFIRVIIAQVLVMFFV